A genomic window from Candidatus Korarchaeota archaeon NZ13-K includes:
- a CDS encoding protein tyrosine phosphatase, producing MIIIWVIPNELAISRMPTRREDLRLIRAAGCRAVVCLATERELAPFWGGILSYENAVISEGMDLYFLPVEPGDAPDLREMLDLLSWISSRATRGRPVAVHCFAGVGRAGTVAAAYLIFTRGMTPQAALDYVRRIRPNAVESQRQEESLMRLSSTINLLLSGEIPIRAILEPIETKRPGGLRRLLSLLRGRRAQP from the coding sequence ATGATCATAATATGGGTGATACCGAACGAACTGGCCATATCTAGGATGCCCACCAGGAGGGAGGACCTGAGGCTCATCAGGGCCGCGGGCTGCAGGGCCGTGGTGTGCCTGGCCACGGAGAGGGAGCTGGCGCCCTTCTGGGGAGGCATACTCAGCTATGAGAATGCTGTAATATCGGAGGGCATGGACCTCTACTTCCTCCCAGTGGAGCCGGGAGACGCCCCGGATTTGAGGGAAATGCTGGACCTCCTCAGCTGGATCTCGTCCAGGGCCACAAGGGGGAGACCCGTTGCCGTGCACTGCTTCGCGGGCGTCGGGAGGGCCGGCACGGTCGCCGCGGCATACCTGATATTCACCAGGGGGATGACCCCCCAGGCAGCTCTCGATTACGTGAGGAGGATAAGACCTAATGCCGTCGAGTCCCAGAGGCAGGAGGAGTCCCTGATGAGGCTAAGCTCCACGATAAACCTCCTTCTGTCGGGGGAGATCCCGATTAGGGCGATACTCGAGCCGATAGAGACGAAGAGGCCCGGGGGCCTCAGGAGGCTCCTCTCCCTCCTGAGGGGCCGGCGAGCTCAGCCCTGA
- a CDS encoding rubredoxin, which translates to MMRYRCGVCGYVYDPSKGDESRGIGAGTPFEDLPDDWVCPICGAPKSAFYPLEDEDSMEW; encoded by the coding sequence ATGATGAGGTACAGGTGCGGTGTTTGCGGCTACGTATACGATCCCTCGAAGGGGGACGAGAGCAGGGGCATCGGGGCCGGAACGCCCTTCGAGGATCTCCCCGATGACTGGGTATGCCCGATCTGCGGCGCCCCGAAGAGCGCCTTCTACCCGCTGGAGGACGAGGACAGCATGGAGTGGTGA